Proteins from one Syntrophus gentianae genomic window:
- the ilvN gene encoding acetolactate synthase small subunit yields MSIEEHTITILVNNEPGVLSRVAGVFSGRGYNIKTLCVAPTTNPEISRITLTSSADTDFTEKIKKQLDKLVDVVDVLDYTGERFLKREMMLLGLKITPERHGEVLQAVNTFGCRIVAMRPDYYIIETSGDPSENDAVFQYFQTFDVEIMNRTGPISLPRDPENNPA; encoded by the coding sequence ATGAGCATTGAAGAACACACCATTACGATTCTGGTTAATAATGAACCGGGGGTGCTCTCGCGGGTTGCAGGCGTGTTCAGCGGGCGGGGATACAACATCAAGACCCTCTGTGTGGCGCCGACGACAAATCCGGAGATCTCACGGATCACCTTAACCAGCAGTGCCGATACGGATTTCACGGAAAAGATCAAGAAGCAGCTCGATAAATTGGTTGATGTTGTGGATGTCCTGGACTATACAGGCGAACGATTTCTCAAGAGGGAAATGATGCTGCTCGGTTTGAAGATTACGCCCGAGCGCCACGGAGAGGTACTCCAGGCGGTGAACACCTTTGGCTGCCGGATCGTGGCCATGCGGCCGGATTATTACATTATCGAGACCTCGGGCGATCCTTCTGAAAATGATGCGGTTTTTCAATACTTTCAGACCTTCGATGTCGAGATCATGAACCGGACGGGCCCCATCTCCCTTCCGCGAGATCCCGAAAATAATCCGGCATAA
- the ilvC gene encoding ketol-acid reductoisomerase: MAKIDFGGVVEEVITAEEFTLEKARQVLKNEVVAVVGYGIQGRGQSLNMRDNGINVLVGEGPYAWDQAVADGFVPGETLFSPEEAAKRATIIQYLLSDAGQKEMWPVMKECLQPGNALYFSHGFSIVYKEQTGVIPPADIDVILVAPKGSGRTVRTNFLDGSGINSSYGVFQDATGKARERTLAVGIAIGSGYLFPTTFEQEVYSDLTGERGVLMGCLAGVMEAQYNVLRKNGHTPSEAFNETVEELTQSLIRLVAENGMDWMYANCSITAQRGALDWKDRFRDAVVPVFDSLYESVKTGKETQIVLDASKDPNYRDKLQKELEVIHNSEMWKAGAAVRDLRPERRKK, from the coding sequence ATGGCAAAAATTGATTTCGGCGGTGTCGTGGAAGAGGTTATCACAGCAGAAGAATTCACATTGGAAAAGGCGCGGCAGGTGCTGAAAAATGAAGTGGTTGCCGTGGTCGGTTACGGTATTCAGGGGCGGGGACAGTCTCTGAACATGCGTGACAACGGCATTAATGTTTTGGTCGGCGAGGGTCCCTATGCATGGGATCAGGCGGTTGCCGATGGCTTTGTTCCGGGTGAGACCCTCTTTTCTCCCGAAGAGGCGGCAAAGCGGGCTACCATTATTCAGTATCTGCTCTCCGACGCCGGCCAGAAGGAGATGTGGCCGGTCATGAAGGAGTGCCTGCAGCCGGGCAACGCCCTTTATTTTTCCCATGGTTTTTCCATCGTTTACAAAGAGCAGACCGGGGTGATTCCTCCGGCGGATATCGATGTCATCCTGGTGGCCCCCAAGGGCTCCGGCCGCACCGTGCGGACGAATTTCCTCGATGGCAGCGGCATCAATTCCAGCTATGGGGTTTTTCAGGATGCAACGGGCAAGGCCCGGGAGCGGACCCTGGCGGTGGGAATTGCCATTGGTTCCGGTTACCTCTTTCCCACCACCTTTGAACAGGAAGTGTACAGCGATCTCACCGGCGAGCGGGGCGTGCTGATGGGTTGTCTGGCGGGAGTCATGGAGGCCCAGTACAACGTCCTGCGCAAAAACGGCCACACACCCAGCGAGGCCTTCAACGAAACCGTTGAGGAACTCACTCAGAGCCTCATCCGTCTGGTGGCGGAAAACGGCATGGACTGGATGTATGCCAACTGCAGCATCACCGCCCAGCGAGGCGCCCTGGATTGGAAGGATCGCTTCCGGGATGCCGTTGTCCCCGTGTTCGATTCCCTTTATGAAAGCGTGAAGACCGGCAAGGAAACCCAGATCGTCCTCGACGCCAGCAAAGATCCGAATTACCGGGATAAGCTCCAGAAAGAACTGGAAGTCATCCACAACAGCGAGATGTGGAAGGCCGGAGCCGCCGTGCGCGATCTGCGGCCGGAACGGCGGAAGAAATAG
- a CDS encoding acetate--CoA ligase family protein, producing the protein MAYQEIVQRALRAGRKLLPEHEAYEICKEFDIPFPPGRIAGNWEEAQEAGEDLGFPLVLKIVSPEVIHKSDVGGVLVGIASPADLKRAYDQLLANVREKAGEVPIDGVLVQKAMPKGVEVAVGGLRDEVFGPMIMFGSGGILIEVFKDVSFRMAPFDQGEALRQIQDTKAYELLKGFRGAPPSDLEALTQLIVHTGNLMCRIPELAELDFNPVLAYPEGCVVVDARMILSA; encoded by the coding sequence ATGGCTTATCAGGAGATCGTTCAAAGGGCTTTGAGAGCAGGCAGGAAGCTTTTACCCGAGCATGAAGCATATGAGATCTGCAAGGAATTTGACATTCCCTTCCCCCCTGGCCGGATTGCCGGGAATTGGGAGGAGGCCCAGGAGGCCGGCGAGGACCTGGGGTTTCCTCTCGTTTTAAAGATCGTCTCCCCGGAGGTCATTCACAAGTCCGATGTCGGCGGCGTCCTTGTCGGCATAGCCTCACCCGCCGATCTCAAAAGAGCCTACGATCAGCTCCTGGCCAATGTCAGGGAAAAAGCCGGCGAGGTGCCCATTGATGGCGTCCTCGTCCAGAAAGCCATGCCCAAGGGGGTTGAAGTGGCCGTCGGGGGACTGAGGGATGAAGTCTTCGGTCCTATGATCATGTTCGGTTCCGGGGGGATTCTGATCGAGGTTTTCAAGGACGTCTCTTTCCGGATGGCGCCCTTCGATCAGGGAGAAGCCTTGCGGCAGATCCAGGACACGAAGGCATACGAACTGTTGAAAGGCTTCCGCGGCGCCCCTCCGAGCGATCTGGAGGCCCTGACGCAACTCATCGTCCATACGGGCAATCTGATGTGCAGGATTCCCGAGCTTGCCGAACTGGATTTCAACCCCGTGCTGGCCTATCCCGAGGGTTGCGTTGTAGTGGATGCCAGGATGATTTTGAGCGCTTGA
- a CDS encoding acetate--CoA ligase family protein encodes MTAKESLERLFGGKGVAILGASAKKGKPGNSIIENIRDAGFIGSVYPISITSDSILGFQCCKSLEEISDRIDLVVMVLPADDCVEAAKAIARRKDEKGDISAVVVVSAGFSELGTEEGRSREKALLEALVSRGIRVVGPNCLGVIDTYSGINTNFDIGAYRKGGLSILTQSGAFAVSFLKWAQPGNLVGLNKFVSLGNMSDVNVIDLLRYLADDERTQVIALYLEGTKEGRALIEAAAEVSRKKPVVALKAGKTRIGSIAAASHTGSIAGSFEMYQGVFRQAGVVLASSVIEFYHTAAAFEKMPLPRGNAICVLTVLGGPGTLCVDELISSGAVELARLSEETKSRLRKILIPAANIGKPEGFIDTTPSFSEEQHRDVLKIVLQDPGVSGVIYLTTPPAFMDEEALADNIIAAYKSFPREERKPLLSVIGFGYSVPRLRNRMEEAGMPTIEYPDIAAKVMINMVRYSQYKSRFE; translated from the coding sequence ATGACCGCAAAAGAATCTTTGGAGCGTTTGTTCGGAGGGAAAGGGGTTGCGATACTTGGCGCCTCTGCGAAAAAAGGGAAACCCGGCAATTCGATCATCGAAAACATACGGGATGCGGGTTTTATCGGAAGTGTTTATCCGATCAGCATCACATCCGACTCCATCCTGGGATTTCAATGCTGCAAGAGCCTGGAGGAGATTTCCGACCGGATCGACCTGGTGGTGATGGTTCTCCCTGCCGATGATTGCGTAGAGGCGGCGAAGGCCATTGCCCGGCGGAAAGACGAAAAGGGCGATATCTCAGCCGTGGTGGTGGTTTCCGCCGGCTTCAGCGAACTGGGGACAGAAGAAGGCCGATCCCGGGAAAAAGCCTTGCTGGAGGCCCTTGTTTCTCGGGGAATCCGGGTGGTCGGTCCGAATTGTCTGGGGGTGATCGATACGTACAGCGGAATCAATACCAACTTTGACATCGGCGCCTATCGAAAAGGGGGGCTTTCGATTCTTACCCAGAGTGGAGCCTTTGCGGTCTCCTTTCTGAAATGGGCACAGCCGGGGAATCTTGTCGGGCTCAATAAATTTGTCTCGCTGGGAAACATGTCAGACGTGAATGTAATCGACCTCCTGCGTTATCTTGCCGACGATGAGCGCACCCAGGTGATCGCCCTCTACCTGGAAGGGACAAAGGAAGGGCGGGCCCTCATCGAAGCGGCGGCCGAGGTGTCCAGGAAAAAACCGGTGGTCGCCCTGAAGGCGGGGAAAACCCGGATCGGTTCTATCGCCGCGGCGAGTCATACCGGCTCCATCGCCGGCAGCTTTGAAATGTATCAGGGCGTTTTCCGGCAGGCGGGCGTTGTTCTGGCCTCCAGCGTCATCGAGTTTTACCACACCGCGGCCGCTTTCGAAAAAATGCCCCTGCCCCGGGGAAATGCGATCTGTGTCTTGACGGTCCTGGGGGGCCCGGGGACCCTTTGCGTCGACGAGCTGATTTCTTCCGGAGCCGTTGAACTGGCCAGGCTTTCGGAGGAAACAAAATCCCGATTGAGAAAGATTCTCATCCCGGCAGCCAATATCGGCAAGCCGGAGGGGTTCATCGATACGACCCCCTCCTTTTCGGAAGAACAGCATCGGGATGTTTTGAAAATCGTTCTGCAGGATCCCGGTGTTTCCGGCGTGATCTATCTGACCACTCCCCCTGCCTTCATGGACGAAGAGGCCTTGGCGGACAACATCATTGCCGCCTACAAATCCTTCCCCCGGGAAGAGCGGAAACCCCTTCTGTCGGTCATCGGCTTCGGCTATTCCGTTCCTCGATTAAGGAACAGGATGGAAGAGGCCGGAATGCCCACGATCGAATATCCGGACATCGCAGCAAAAGTGATGATCAATATGGTTCGTTACAGCCAGTACAAGTCCCGGTTTGAGTGA
- the ilvB gene encoding biosynthetic-type acetolactate synthase large subunit: MKLTGSQILFKALYAEGVDTIFGYPGGSVIDLYDEMFRQEGIKHYLVRHEQGAVHAADGYARATGKTGVCLVTSGPGATNTVTGIANAYADSIPVVILTGQVATHMIGKDAFQEVDITGITRPCTKHNFLVRRVEDLGRNIREAFHIARSGRPGPVLVDIPKDILQATLEEEAISMVINLPAEPPTENIDAACAEALSLIKASRKPVIFIGGGVLRGKAVGELRTFVDAVHAPVTGSLMGLGAFPGTDPRWLGMLGMHGTYYANMAVSHSDLLIAVGVRFDDRVTSKVAEFAPNAKIIHIDIDPVSINKIVKAHVSIISDCREALQRINTMTEGQVLLSEDQTRDWLDQIEKWKRDVPLGYCRSEKIKPQYVIEKLYELTRGEAIITTEVGQNQMWAAQFYHFDHPDTFISSGGLGTMGFGLPAAIGAQVAFPDRTVVDVAGDGSIQMNIQELATAVYYDLPVKVVILNNGFLGMVRQWQDMFYGKRYSQTHMKQALDFVKLAEAFGAVGLRATKPEEVEDVLRKGLETPGAVMMDFHVEPEEQVYPMVSPGAALTDMKLGNLRRDAD; this comes from the coding sequence GTGAAGCTTACTGGATCGCAAATCCTATTCAAAGCTCTGTATGCGGAAGGCGTGGACACCATCTTCGGGTATCCCGGTGGGTCCGTCATTGATCTCTACGATGAAATGTTCCGGCAGGAAGGGATTAAACATTACCTGGTCCGCCATGAACAGGGCGCCGTCCACGCTGCAGACGGTTATGCCCGCGCGACCGGCAAAACGGGAGTCTGCCTGGTCACCTCCGGTCCCGGCGCCACCAATACCGTGACGGGCATCGCGAATGCCTATGCGGATTCCATTCCGGTGGTCATCCTGACGGGGCAGGTTGCCACGCACATGATTGGCAAGGACGCCTTCCAGGAAGTGGACATTACCGGCATTACCCGCCCCTGCACCAAACACAATTTTCTGGTCCGAAGGGTTGAAGATCTGGGTCGCAACATCCGCGAGGCCTTTCATATCGCCCGGAGCGGACGCCCCGGTCCCGTGCTGGTCGATATTCCCAAGGACATCCTTCAGGCGACCCTGGAAGAAGAAGCGATTTCCATGGTCATCAACCTGCCCGCAGAACCGCCCACAGAAAATATTGATGCGGCCTGTGCCGAAGCCCTGAGTCTGATCAAGGCCTCCCGCAAACCCGTCATCTTCATCGGCGGCGGTGTCCTGCGGGGAAAGGCCGTTGGCGAACTGCGGACTTTTGTCGATGCCGTCCATGCACCGGTGACGGGCTCGCTCATGGGGCTGGGGGCCTTTCCGGGAACCGATCCCCGCTGGCTGGGCATGCTGGGCATGCATGGGACCTATTATGCCAATATGGCTGTCAGCCACAGCGATCTGCTGATCGCCGTGGGGGTGCGCTTCGACGACCGCGTCACCTCCAAGGTGGCCGAATTTGCACCGAACGCCAAGATTATCCACATCGACATCGATCCCGTTTCGATCAATAAAATCGTCAAGGCTCATGTCTCCATCATCAGCGACTGCCGGGAAGCCCTGCAGCGCATCAACACGATGACCGAGGGACAGGTTCTTCTTTCCGAAGACCAGACCCGCGACTGGCTGGATCAGATTGAAAAATGGAAGCGGGACGTTCCGCTGGGTTATTGCCGCAGCGAAAAGATTAAACCGCAGTATGTCATCGAAAAGCTATACGAACTGACCAGGGGCGAAGCGATCATCACGACGGAAGTCGGTCAGAACCAGATGTGGGCCGCCCAGTTCTACCATTTTGATCACCCCGATACCTTCATCTCTTCCGGCGGCCTGGGAACGATGGGGTTCGGTCTGCCTGCGGCTATCGGCGCCCAGGTGGCCTTTCCGGACCGCACGGTCGTAGACGTTGCCGGAGACGGAAGCATCCAGATGAACATCCAGGAACTGGCCACCGCCGTGTATTACGATCTGCCCGTCAAGGTCGTCATCCTGAATAACGGCTTTCTCGGCATGGTCCGGCAGTGGCAGGACATGTTCTACGGAAAGCGTTACTCCCAGACTCACATGAAGCAGGCCCTGGATTTTGTGAAACTGGCCGAGGCCTTCGGCGCCGTCGGGTTGAGGGCCACAAAACCGGAGGAAGTGGAAGACGTGCTGCGCAAAGGTCTTGAAACACCGGGGGCCGTCATGATGGATTTTCATGTGGAACCGGAAGAGCAGGTATACCCCATGGTCAGTCCGGGCGCTGCACTGACGGATATGAAGCTGGGAAATCTGCGGAGAGATGCCGATTAG
- the ilvB gene encoding biosynthetic-type acetolactate synthase large subunit produces the protein METIGADIVLQVLQEEGVEDIFGYPGGNSLPLHDRLLGSPIRHYLTRHEQAAAHAADGYARASGKVGVCLSTSGPGATNLVTGIATAFMDSSPIVALTCQVNTSLIGRDAFQETDIMGITLPITKHSYLVHDVNNLASTLRQAFHLARSGRPGPVLVDMPRDILAARCKKAEPPQDSSAAPVDKVPSDLDQLEKIARALNMSERPVIIMGGGVKLGNACELMRALIERGGIPFTTTMMGVGSVTSGNGYDLGFIGTHGNELANSAVHQSDFLLAVGMRFSDRSTSLIDEFAPLATIAQIDIDPTSIGKNVKVALPFVGDIRETISALLDLVEPKERTPWLQRIQQEREAKEYCLPYKGCGKAGNLISLVQEAMPRESIAVSDVGLNQIWTLRTWKARTPRSLITSGGMGTMGFSVPAAIGAKIAMPEKAVVAICGDGGFYMNIQELATLSYYNIPVKIVVLNNYHLGMVRQLQDLLYEGRFSTVELGNQVDLVAVAKGFGIPASRISVDENPEAALAALAGTEGPYMLEVMVDENDYVFPIIPPGKPNIEMIHSID, from the coding sequence ATGGAAACCATCGGTGCAGACATCGTCTTACAAGTCCTCCAGGAAGAAGGGGTGGAAGACATCTTCGGCTATCCCGGGGGCAACTCGCTGCCGCTTCATGACCGTCTCCTGGGCAGTCCCATCCGCCATTATCTGACGAGGCACGAACAGGCAGCCGCTCACGCTGCGGATGGTTATGCCCGCGCCAGCGGTAAAGTGGGGGTCTGTCTATCCACCTCAGGACCAGGCGCGACCAATCTGGTGACCGGTATCGCAACCGCCTTTATGGATTCGTCACCGATCGTTGCCCTGACCTGTCAGGTCAACACCAGCCTGATTGGGCGGGATGCCTTTCAGGAAACGGACATCATGGGAATTACCCTGCCGATCACCAAACACAGCTACCTGGTTCACGACGTGAACAATCTGGCCTCGACCCTGCGCCAGGCCTTTCATCTGGCGCGCTCCGGCCGACCGGGACCGGTGCTGGTCGACATGCCCAGAGACATCCTCGCTGCCCGGTGCAAAAAAGCAGAACCTCCGCAGGATAGTTCCGCGGCCCCGGTGGATAAAGTCCCGTCAGATCTGGACCAGTTGGAAAAAATTGCCCGGGCGCTGAATATGAGCGAACGCCCTGTGATCATCATGGGCGGCGGCGTGAAGTTGGGCAACGCCTGCGAGCTGATGCGCGCGCTGATCGAAAGAGGAGGGATTCCCTTCACAACCACGATGATGGGCGTGGGTTCGGTCACCTCCGGCAATGGATACGACCTGGGGTTTATCGGCACCCATGGCAACGAACTGGCCAACAGCGCCGTGCACCAGTCCGATTTTCTTCTTGCGGTCGGCATGCGGTTCTCCGATCGCAGCACGTCCCTGATTGACGAATTCGCACCCCTGGCCACCATCGCCCAGATTGACATTGATCCGACATCGATCGGTAAAAACGTCAAGGTTGCCCTCCCCTTTGTGGGCGATATCCGGGAAACGATTTCGGCTCTGCTGGACCTTGTGGAACCAAAGGAAAGAACGCCCTGGCTGCAGCGCATTCAGCAGGAACGGGAAGCGAAAGAGTATTGCCTGCCCTACAAGGGTTGCGGAAAGGCCGGAAATCTGATCAGTCTCGTTCAGGAGGCCATGCCCAGGGAATCCATCGCGGTCTCCGACGTGGGTTTGAACCAGATATGGACCCTGCGCACCTGGAAGGCCCGCACCCCGCGCAGCCTCATCACCAGCGGCGGCATGGGAACGATGGGATTCAGTGTTCCGGCGGCAATCGGCGCCAAGATCGCCATGCCGGAGAAGGCCGTTGTGGCCATCTGCGGAGACGGCGGCTTTTACATGAACATCCAGGAGCTGGCCACCCTGAGTTATTACAACATCCCGGTCAAGATCGTGGTCCTCAACAACTACCACCTGGGGATGGTCCGCCAGCTCCAGGATCTGCTTTACGAGGGCCGTTTCAGCACCGTGGAGCTGGGCAATCAGGTGGATCTGGTGGCCGTGGCAAAAGGATTCGGCATCCCGGCGAGCAGAATTTCCGTAGACGAGAATCCCGAAGCGGCCCTGGCTGCCCTCGCAGGTACGGAGGGTCCCTATATGCTGGAGGTGATGGTGGATGAGAATGATTACGTCTTCCCCATCATTCCTCCCGGAAAACCGAATATAGAGATGATTCACAGCATCGACTGA
- a CDS encoding LysE family transporter yields MLALITIFFSSFVIALSGAMMPGPMLTATISESTRRGFWTGPLLVAGHGVLELVLLVALMVGLAPLLLKEGVFTAIALAGSVILLWMAYGIFRSLPSLSLAWQDSGVNQGRLMIYGVLLSLSNPYWYIWWATIGLGYIVQCRMSGIAGIAVFFAGHILGDLAFYALVSGTVAKGRSFLSDRLYRNVLGGCGVFLVCFAFYFAFVGLQKILS; encoded by the coding sequence GTGCTGGCCCTGATAACGATTTTTTTCTCATCCTTTGTGATCGCTCTTTCCGGGGCCATGATGCCGGGGCCGATGCTTACGGCTACAATCAGCGAAAGTACGCGGCGCGGATTCTGGACGGGACCGTTGCTGGTCGCCGGCCATGGGGTCCTGGAACTGGTTCTGCTCGTTGCCCTGATGGTCGGTCTGGCGCCTCTCCTTCTGAAGGAAGGGGTTTTTACCGCCATTGCCCTGGCCGGTTCCGTCATTCTGCTCTGGATGGCCTACGGCATCTTCCGTTCACTGCCATCCCTGAGCCTGGCTTGGCAGGATTCTGGCGTAAACCAGGGGCGCCTCATGATTTACGGCGTCCTCCTGAGTCTGTCCAATCCTTACTGGTATATCTGGTGGGCCACGATCGGTCTGGGTTACATTGTCCAATGCCGGATGTCCGGCATTGCCGGCATCGCCGTTTTCTTTGCCGGTCACATCCTGGGGGATCTGGCGTTTTACGCCCTTGTTTCGGGCACTGTCGCCAAGGGCCGTTCTTTCCTCAGTGACCGCCTCTATCGGAATGTGCTTGGCGGCTGCGGCGTTTTTCTGGTTTGCTTTGCCTTTTATTTCGCCTTTGTCGGCCTGCAGAAAATACTGTCTTGA
- a CDS encoding acetate uptake transporter: MSDNLANPAPLGLMGFGMTTVLLNLHNAGLFELGAGILAMGIFYGGLAQIIAGIMEFKKGNTFGTTAFTSYGLFWLTLVFLIYFNGQFGITKNSEAFLTAYLFMWGLFTFFMWIGTWKANRALQAVFLTLTILFWMLAARDGFGWKGTWAVMTGWEGVFCGSLAIYTAMAEVLNEKFGRTVLPLG; the protein is encoded by the coding sequence ATGTCGGACAATTTAGCGAATCCTGCACCACTGGGTCTTATGGGCTTCGGAATGACAACCGTTCTTTTAAACCTGCACAATGCCGGACTTTTCGAGCTGGGCGCCGGCATCCTGGCCATGGGCATCTTCTATGGCGGTTTGGCGCAGATCATTGCCGGGATCATGGAGTTCAAGAAGGGGAACACCTTCGGCACGACGGCGTTCACGTCCTACGGTCTTTTCTGGCTCACCCTGGTTTTTCTGATCTATTTCAACGGGCAATTCGGTATCACGAAAAACAGCGAGGCCTTCCTGACGGCCTATCTGTTCATGTGGGGATTGTTCACCTTCTTTATGTGGATCGGAACCTGGAAGGCGAACCGCGCGCTGCAGGCCGTTTTTCTGACCCTGACCATCCTGTTCTGGATGCTGGCTGCCCGGGATGGTTTCGGATGGAAAGGCACCTGGGCGGTTATGACGGGTTGGGAAGGCGTCTTCTGCGGCTCCCTGGCGATTTATACCGCTATGGCTGAGGTCCTTAATGAAAAGTTCGGACGGACGGTACTCCCCCTCGGGTAA
- a CDS encoding M48 family metallopeptidase encodes MDKEISLKDRRCFFSPPRVLKLNLIAGLILTLFLLSCAEVPLTGRSSLSLVSDSQVATMGYQQYADVLKKSKLSNDAGKVQMVRRVGGKIANAAESFLRETGAGGDIALYKWEFNLIEDDKTVNAWCMPGGKVAVYTGILPITRDETGLAVVVGHEVAHAIAKHGNERMSQALLVQLGGIGLSAALSTQAAATQELFLQLYGVGSTVGYVLPYSRLQENEADRIGLVLMAKAGYDPRAAVTLWQRMNAQGGGRSPEFLSTHPAPTTRIANIQSLIPEAMRYYRKPQ; translated from the coding sequence ATGGACAAGGAAATCTCTTTGAAAGACAGGCGATGTTTCTTTAGCCCGCCCAGGGTCTTAAAATTGAATTTGATTGCCGGCTTGATCCTGACCCTTTTTCTCCTTTCCTGCGCGGAGGTTCCCCTCACGGGACGCAGCAGTCTGAGCCTGGTGTCCGATTCCCAGGTGGCGACCATGGGTTACCAGCAGTATGCCGATGTCCTGAAAAAATCGAAGCTATCCAATGATGCGGGAAAAGTGCAGATGGTCAGGCGGGTGGGCGGAAAAATCGCCAATGCGGCGGAATCCTTCCTGAGGGAAACCGGTGCGGGCGGGGATATTGCGCTGTACAAGTGGGAATTCAACCTGATCGAAGACGACAAGACGGTGAATGCCTGGTGCATGCCCGGCGGCAAGGTGGCCGTTTATACGGGGATACTGCCCATTACCCGGGATGAAACAGGCCTGGCCGTCGTCGTGGGGCATGAAGTGGCCCACGCCATCGCCAAACACGGAAACGAAAGGATGAGTCAGGCCCTTCTCGTTCAGCTCGGGGGCATCGGGTTGTCTGCGGCCCTTTCGACCCAGGCGGCGGCAACGCAGGAGCTTTTTCTCCAGCTTTACGGAGTCGGCTCAACGGTCGGTTACGTCCTGCCCTACAGCCGCCTTCAGGAAAACGAAGCGGACCGGATCGGTCTGGTGCTCATGGCCAAGGCCGGTTATGATCCCAGGGCTGCGGTAACCCTCTGGCAGCGGATGAATGCCCAAGGTGGGGGACGTTCACCGGAATTTCTCTCGACCCACCCGGCTCCGACAACCCGGATTGCCAACATCCAGTCCCTGATTCCCGAAGCGATGCGCTATTACCGGAAACCCCAGTAA
- the ilvN gene encoding acetolactate synthase small subunit, with protein sequence MDIKESVISILASNKPDVLARIAGTFSGRGFNIDSITANVTRDPRITKILITTHGDQDTIIKIEKQLNRLVDVHQVADLTSLDLPLREMLMIRMPMKGENQDKIMEIVDRYKGEVIETGAGYGVLELTGSKEDMDNALAALELLGIDDFARTGSITL encoded by the coding sequence ATGGACATCAAGGAAAGCGTCATCTCAATCCTGGCAAGCAACAAACCCGATGTGCTGGCCCGCATCGCCGGCACCTTCAGCGGCCGCGGCTTCAATATCGACAGCATCACGGCCAATGTGACGAGAGATCCCCGGATCACAAAGATCCTCATTACGACCCATGGGGATCAGGACACGATCATCAAAATAGAAAAGCAGTTGAACCGCCTCGTCGATGTTCATCAGGTCGCCGATCTGACCAGTCTCGACCTTCCCCTGCGCGAGATGTTGATGATCCGCATGCCGATGAAGGGAGAGAACCAGGACAAAATCATGGAAATCGTTGACAGATACAAGGGAGAAGTGATAGAAACCGGCGCTGGGTATGGCGTCCTGGAACTGACAGGCAGCAAGGAAGATATGGACAATGCCCTGGCAGCCCTGGAGCTTCTGGGGATCGATGATTTCGCCAGGACGGGCAGCATAACGCTTTAG